A stretch of Alkalicella caledoniensis DNA encodes these proteins:
- a CDS encoding M23 family metallopeptidase — protein sequence MEKMNKIKNVIKKGFIQTKEFFTKVFKSIKENVVKGFTKFLALPKYMKTTIVYICLVAIIFGGVTWWQRSQMPFNIIANRPPVEDPVEKEPDLPGETDLDDPEDDKRESPGKEEEDEEISEEDIDSEPVFDISNEIMWPIDGLRSIEGKFREEFQYRDDGQPYYLDGIIIAATKGSNVRAALPGEVVDIAESYLYGKVVKVVYVDQDKVLWESIYYNLENTKVEIGQNLTVGDSIGSVGSNYLNQSFSEEHLYFELKKNKQNVDPELYLN from the coding sequence ATGGAAAAAATGAACAAAATAAAAAATGTAATTAAAAAAGGATTTATCCAAACTAAGGAGTTTTTTACAAAGGTCTTTAAGTCTATTAAAGAAAATGTAGTTAAGGGGTTTACAAAATTCTTAGCCCTACCTAAATACATGAAAACAACCATTGTATATATTTGCTTAGTGGCAATAATATTCGGTGGAGTTACATGGTGGCAAAGGAGCCAAATGCCCTTTAACATAATAGCGAACAGACCGCCTGTTGAAGACCCTGTAGAAAAGGAACCTGATCTACCCGGTGAAACTGATTTAGATGACCCAGAAGATGATAAAAGAGAGTCCCCTGGAAAAGAAGAGGAAGATGAAGAAATCTCAGAGGAAGATATAGACTCTGAACCGGTTTTTGACATTAGTAATGAAATAATGTGGCCAATTGACGGGCTCAGGTCAATTGAAGGAAAGTTTCGCGAAGAGTTTCAGTATAGGGATGATGGACAACCATACTATTTAGATGGCATTATCATAGCCGCAACAAAGGGTAGTAATGTGAGGGCTGCGCTACCTGGGGAAGTTGTAGATATTGCAGAATCATACCTTTATGGTAAAGTAGTCAAAGTTGTTTATGTAGACCAAGATAAGGTTCTTTGGGAAAGTATTTATTATAACCTAGAAAACACTAAAGTGGAGATAGGACAAAACTTAACTGTAGGTGACAGTATTGGTTCAGTTGGTTCTAACTACTTAAACCAAAGCTTTAGCGAAGAACACCTATACTTTGAACTTAAGAAAAACAAACAGAATGTTGATCCTGAGCTATATCTTAATTAG
- a CDS encoding F0F1 ATP synthase subunit epsilon, whose translation MKFLFELVTPERKLISEEVDMIIARAVDGDLGIMANHAPLLTPVTISQLLVKNDGLGKLIAVGGGILEVSKEKTVLLADTAELPHEIDVERAEEARQRAEERLAKDKNVIDVKRAEVALRKALTRIDVAGKGE comes from the coding sequence ATGAAATTTTTATTTGAATTGGTTACCCCTGAGAGGAAACTTATTTCTGAAGAGGTAGATATGATTATAGCCCGAGCTGTAGATGGTGACCTGGGTATTATGGCAAACCATGCACCCCTTTTAACACCAGTGACAATAAGTCAGCTTCTTGTAAAGAACGATGGCTTAGGCAAACTGATTGCTGTGGGGGGCGGTATTTTAGAGGTAAGTAAAGAAAAAACTGTACTTCTTGCGGATACTGCGGAATTACCCCATGAAATAGATGTTGAAAGGGCAGAAGAAGCTAGACAAAGAGCGGAAGAACGATTAGCTAAGGATAAAAATGTTATAGATGTTAAACGAGCAGAAGTGGCCTTGCGAAAGGCCTTGACTCGTATTGATGTTGCTGGAAAAGGAGAATAG
- the mreB gene encoding rod shape-determining protein MreB, with amino-acid sequence MMSFSKDIGVDLGTASVLVTVKGKGIVLHEPSVVAVDSDTNKTLKVGEEARLMLGRTPLNITAVKPLRDGVIADFDLTEVMLKHFISKAAGNTLFFKHRVMVCVPAGITTVEKRAVEEAVYRTGAKEVFLIEEPRAAAIGAGLEIFEPCGNMVVDIGGGTTDVAVLSLGSIVEKESIRVGGNRFDEAIIRHIRDKHNLMIGERTAEDVKIKVGTAHLKSRNEKMEIRGRDIVSGLPKTIEIDSHSAYQAMEEPIYAILRSTHKVLERTPPELAADIMDKGIFMTGGGAMLHGLDVFLSEHLGSPVILAEDPITCVVRGTGLALEVLDSIQDTLVGSKKSS; translated from the coding sequence ATGATGAGTTTTAGCAAGGATATTGGAGTTGATTTAGGAACTGCCAGTGTATTAGTTACTGTTAAAGGCAAAGGAATCGTACTACATGAGCCCTCAGTAGTTGCAGTGGATAGTGACACCAACAAAACCCTTAAAGTAGGGGAAGAAGCCAGGCTTATGCTTGGTAGGACACCTCTGAACATAACGGCTGTAAAACCATTAAGGGATGGTGTCATAGCGGATTTTGATTTGACTGAGGTTATGCTTAAGCACTTTATATCAAAGGCTGCAGGTAATACCTTATTCTTTAAGCATAGGGTTATGGTTTGCGTACCTGCAGGTATCACTACAGTTGAGAAAAGAGCAGTAGAAGAAGCAGTGTATAGAACAGGCGCTAAAGAAGTATTTTTAATTGAGGAGCCTAGAGCTGCAGCAATAGGAGCAGGTTTAGAAATATTTGAACCCTGTGGTAATATGGTTGTTGATATAGGCGGTGGTACCACAGACGTTGCTGTACTTTCTTTGGGTAGTATCGTTGAAAAAGAAAGCATTAGAGTTGGTGGTAATCGCTTTGATGAAGCAATTATCAGGCACATTAGGGACAAGCATAACCTAATGATAGGGGAAAGAACGGCGGAAGACGTCAAAATTAAAGTTGGTACGGCACATTTAAAATCTAGAAACGAAAAAATGGAGATTAGGGGAAGGGACATTGTAAGTGGCCTTCCTAAGACCATAGAGATTGACTCACATTCAGCTTATCAAGCTATGGAAGAACCTATTTACGCCATACTAAGAAGCACACATAAAGTATTAGAACGAACTCCACCAGAACTGGCAGCAGACATTATGGATAAAGGAATATTTATGACAGGTGGAGGAGCTATGCTTCATGGTCTCGATGTTTTCTTATCTGAGCACTTAGGTAGCCCGGTTATTCTAGCTGAGGACCCTATAACCTGCGTGGTTAGGGGTACAGGCCTAGCATTAGAAGTTTTAGACTCTATACAAGATACTTTAGTGGGAAGTAAAAAAAGCAGTTAA
- the spoIID gene encoding stage II sporulation protein D, whose amino-acid sequence MGKNIAIYFITFLIAVVVLPAILVRSCKGPSIPEYVEEEELLKINVYFHKENKLKEMYLEEYIVGVVAGEMPASFDIEALKAQAVIARTYAVARMRQFGGNGYSGYPQADISTDYAENQHYVTEEEAKSNWSFWQKNANWEKITEAVYSTMGEIITYEGTTIDALYHSTCGGATEDSEDVFTNAIPYLRGKECSFCKDSSRFNSKVTYTKYQLGQILQQEGLQHVIGATKIDMEPVSKTNSDRVIQYRIGDKIFRGNDVRMLFKLDSARFTYKYDGNNITFTVVGYGHGVGMCQYGANGMAKKSYNYKDIINFYYTSVEIANILEY is encoded by the coding sequence ATGGGAAAAAATATAGCAATTTATTTTATAACATTTTTGATTGCTGTGGTAGTACTACCAGCTATCTTAGTTAGGAGCTGTAAGGGGCCAAGCATCCCAGAATACGTGGAAGAAGAAGAGCTATTAAAGATAAACGTATATTTTCATAAAGAGAATAAACTTAAGGAAATGTACCTAGAAGAATATATTGTGGGGGTAGTTGCTGGAGAGATGCCAGCTTCATTTGATATAGAAGCACTAAAGGCCCAAGCTGTTATCGCTAGAACATATGCAGTGGCTAGAATGAGGCAGTTTGGTGGAAATGGTTATAGTGGATACCCCCAAGCTGATATATCCACTGACTATGCAGAAAACCAACATTATGTCACAGAAGAAGAGGCCAAATCTAACTGGAGTTTCTGGCAAAAAAATGCTAACTGGGAAAAAATAACTGAAGCAGTATACTCAACCATGGGAGAAATAATAACCTACGAAGGAACAACAATAGATGCTTTGTACCACTCCACATGTGGAGGTGCTACTGAAGATTCAGAGGATGTTTTTACAAATGCTATTCCCTATTTAAGAGGGAAGGAGTGCTCTTTTTGCAAAGATTCATCTAGATTTAACTCTAAAGTTACATATACCAAATATCAACTTGGGCAAATTTTACAACAGGAGGGACTACAACACGTAATAGGGGCTACAAAAATAGATATGGAACCTGTGTCAAAAACAAATTCTGATAGAGTAATACAATACAGAATTGGGGATAAAATATTTAGGGGCAATGACGTAAGAATGTTATTTAAACTAGATTCAGCAAGGTTTACATATAAATATGATGGAAATAACATAACTTTTACCGTGGTGGGCTATGGGCACGGAGTAGGCATGTGTCAGTATGGTGCTAATGGAATGGCAAAAAAAAGCTATAACTATAAAGATATTATAAATTTTTATTATACTTCAGTAGAAATTGCTAACATCTTGGAATATTAA
- a CDS encoding YwmB family TATA-box binding protein — protein sequence MRKKYLLLSILLVLLLSISTALISVEQSRHNIQDETGLLLYGANSMDGDILGYSINGYLAIEGENNKEDMAMYMKEIVSNLGLDTFDFDNVYINDQEDNEYASMDWYYQKNYYKTILNLNDSKLYISIAVDLAKDAKVNEIYDRVSKELTKIEHTLDVESSLVINTAIYKELPGELTRNEVIEQIYLGFKNMGAKLVSDYSNEGGSMGFIGYSPLLKNTVNMNDKKYNLHMAVYYDETIEQYYLTIANPVIESSY from the coding sequence ATGAGGAAAAAATATTTGTTGTTATCTATACTACTTGTGTTATTATTGTCTATAAGCACTGCGTTGATAAGTGTAGAGCAAAGTCGTCATAATATACAAGATGAAACAGGACTATTATTATATGGGGCAAATAGCATGGATGGTGATATATTAGGTTACAGTATCAATGGATACCTGGCTATAGAAGGGGAAAATAATAAAGAAGATATGGCAATGTACATGAAAGAGATTGTATCAAATTTAGGCCTAGACACTTTTGACTTTGACAATGTTTATATCAATGACCAAGAAGATAATGAATATGCATCAATGGACTGGTATTACCAAAAGAATTATTATAAAACTATCCTGAATTTAAATGATAGTAAACTTTACATATCAATAGCTGTAGATTTGGCTAAAGACGCTAAAGTAAATGAGATATATGATCGTGTATCAAAAGAATTAACAAAGATTGAGCATACGTTAGATGTTGAAAGTTCTCTGGTTATAAATACAGCTATTTACAAGGAGTTACCAGGGGAGTTAACAAGAAATGAAGTCATTGAGCAGATTTACTTAGGTTTCAAGAATATGGGAGCTAAACTGGTATCTGACTACAGCAATGAAGGAGGATCCATGGGTTTTATTGGTTATAGCCCACTTCTTAAAAATACTGTTAACATGAATGATAAGAAGTATAATCTTCATATGGCAGTATATTATGATGAAACCATTGAGCAATATTATTTAACAATAGCTAATCCAGTTATCGAATCAAGCTACTAA
- the spoIIID gene encoding sporulation transcriptional regulator SpoIIID has protein sequence MHDYIIQRVIEISEHMINTGETVREISKRFGVSKSTVHKDLVERLPMINTDLYEQVRDVLEKNKNERHLRGGESTRLKYMIDEKDGKLVEIIE, from the coding sequence ATGCACGATTACATTATTCAACGGGTAATAGAAATTAGTGAACACATGATAAACACAGGTGAGACAGTAAGGGAAATATCTAAAAGATTCGGAGTGAGTAAGTCTACAGTCCACAAAGACTTAGTAGAAAGGTTACCGATGATTAACACAGATCTTTATGAACAAGTACGGGATGTACTAGAAAAGAACAAAAATGAGAGACACTTAAGAGGTGGCGAATCCACTAGACTCAAGTATATGATTGATGAAAAAGATGGTAAGCTTGTAGAAATAATAGAGTAA
- the atpG gene encoding ATP synthase F1 subunit gamma codes for MQGIRDIKRRIKTVNNTQQITKAMKMVAAAKLRKAQDKVASSKPYGEKMREVVQRVLSNTTDYSNPILNGNPEGKPAYIVVTADRGLCGGYNANILRTAIKDIDKENSYVITVGRKGRDLLRRRGYNIVAEFLDIGDEPSFNQSTSIFGTVTQMIEEGIFSEVHIIYTQFINALSQKVVHEKMLPVDKNEGEKQTSLYLFEPSVESVLDSLIPKYLTGMIYQSLNEAKASEHGARMTAMGSATDNASELIGQLTLTYNRARQAAITQEILEIVNGANAL; via the coding sequence ATGCAAGGAATCAGAGATATAAAAAGAAGGATTAAAACGGTAAACAACACTCAGCAAATAACAAAGGCTATGAAAATGGTTGCTGCTGCTAAACTTAGAAAAGCACAAGACAAAGTAGCTTCTTCAAAGCCATACGGTGAAAAAATGCGTGAGGTTGTACAAAGGGTTTTAAGTAATACCACTGACTACTCTAATCCTATCTTAAATGGCAACCCTGAGGGAAAACCAGCCTATATAGTAGTGACTGCAGATAGAGGCCTATGTGGCGGATACAATGCAAATATTTTACGTACCGCTATAAAGGATATCGACAAAGAGAACTCTTACGTAATCACTGTTGGTAGGAAAGGTAGAGATCTTCTTAGACGTCGTGGATATAATATAGTAGCTGAGTTTCTTGACATTGGTGATGAGCCGAGCTTTAATCAAAGCACTTCAATTTTTGGTACAGTAACCCAAATGATTGAAGAAGGAATTTTTAGCGAGGTTCATATTATCTATACTCAATTTATAAACGCCTTATCTCAAAAAGTTGTACATGAGAAGATGCTCCCTGTGGACAAAAATGAAGGCGAAAAACAAACGAGTCTCTACTTGTTTGAACCGTCTGTGGAGTCCGTGTTGGACTCTCTTATACCAAAATATCTAACTGGGATGATTTATCAATCTCTAAACGAAGCCAAGGCATCAGAACATGGTGCTAGAATGACAGCTATGGGTTCTGCTACTGATAATGCATCTGAGTTGATAGGCCAACTTACATTGACTTATAATAGGGCTCGTCAAGCTGCAATAACCCAAGAAATTTTAGAAATAGTAAATGGTGCAAACGCATTATAG
- the atpD gene encoding F0F1 ATP synthase subunit beta: protein MNKGKIIQVIGPVVDISFGGGQLPNIYNAVDIPLKEGKLVVEVAQHLGDNSVRCVAMDSTDGIVRGMEAVDTGKAISVPVGVETLGRLFNVLGEPIDGQGEVNAKQYDTIHRSAPSLEEQDTSSAMLETGIKVVDLLAPYSRGGKIGLFGGAGVGKTVLIMELIRNIATEHGGYSVFTGVGERTREGNDLYYEMKDSGVIDKTALVFGQMNEPPGARQRVALTGLTMAEYFRDQAGQDVLLFIDNIFRFTQAGSEVSALLGRMPSAVGYQPTLQSEMGQLQERITSTKKGSITSIQAIYVPADDYTDPAPATTFAHLDATTNLSRKISELGIYPAVDPLDSTSRILDPNIIGEEHYNVARGVQEVLQRYKELQDIIAILGMDELSEDDKLIVGRARRIQRFLSQPFFVAEAFTGSPGAYVPIKETIRGFKEIIEGKHDDIPESAFYMAGTIDDVIKRAKEE from the coding sequence ATGAATAAAGGTAAGATTATACAAGTAATTGGTCCCGTAGTAGATATATCTTTTGGCGGTGGACAATTACCTAATATATACAATGCAGTAGATATTCCTTTAAAAGAAGGTAAGTTAGTTGTAGAGGTTGCCCAGCATCTTGGGGATAATTCTGTGAGATGTGTAGCTATGGATAGTACAGACGGTATAGTAAGGGGTATGGAAGCCGTAGATACAGGTAAAGCCATCAGTGTACCAGTAGGTGTGGAGACCTTAGGACGTCTTTTTAACGTACTAGGTGAGCCTATAGATGGACAAGGAGAAGTAAATGCTAAACAGTATGACACTATACATAGGAGTGCTCCAAGCTTAGAAGAGCAAGATACTTCTTCTGCAATGCTAGAGACTGGTATCAAAGTAGTAGACTTATTAGCACCTTACTCAAGGGGTGGTAAGATTGGTCTTTTCGGGGGTGCCGGTGTAGGTAAAACGGTTCTTATTATGGAGCTTATCCGTAACATTGCCACAGAGCATGGTGGCTACTCAGTATTTACAGGTGTAGGTGAACGTACAAGGGAAGGTAACGACTTATACTATGAAATGAAAGACTCAGGTGTTATTGATAAAACAGCCCTTGTATTTGGTCAAATGAACGAGCCACCAGGAGCTAGGCAAAGGGTTGCACTAACTGGTCTTACAATGGCTGAGTACTTTAGAGATCAAGCAGGACAAGATGTGCTGTTATTTATTGATAACATATTCCGTTTTACCCAAGCAGGTTCAGAGGTTTCTGCACTTTTAGGTAGGATGCCTTCTGCCGTAGGTTACCAACCTACACTACAATCTGAAATGGGTCAATTGCAAGAGCGTATTACATCAACTAAAAAAGGTTCTATCACATCTATTCAAGCCATCTATGTTCCCGCAGATGACTATACAGATCCAGCGCCTGCAACTACCTTTGCTCATTTAGATGCAACCACAAACCTTTCCCGTAAAATCTCAGAGTTAGGTATATACCCAGCCGTGGATCCCCTTGACTCAACTTCAAGGATTTTAGACCCTAACATTATTGGTGAAGAGCATTACAATGTAGCTAGGGGTGTTCAGGAAGTATTACAAAGATATAAAGAACTTCAAGATATAATCGCTATATTAGGTATGGATGAATTATCTGAAGATGACAAGCTTATTGTAGGTAGAGCAAGAAGAATACAAAGGTTCCTTTCACAACCATTCTTCGTAGCTGAAGCATTTACTGGCTCACCGGGTGCATATGTACCTATCAAAGAAACAATACGTGGATTTAAAGAGATAATTGAAGGTAAACATGATGATATTCCTGAATCTGCATTCTACATGGCTGGTACCATCGATGATGTAATTAAAAGAGCCAAAGAAGAGTAG
- the atpA gene encoding F0F1 ATP synthase subunit alpha: protein MNLRPEEISSVIKKQIEGYESRLEVVDTGTVIQVGDGIARVHGLDQAMAGELLEFPGEVFGMVLNLEEDNVGAIILGPYTGIKEGDTVKRTKRIVEVPVGDKLIGRIVNPLGLPLDGKGQIDTNTFRPVERKAPGVMARKSVHEPLQTGIKAIDSMVPIGRGQRELIIGDRGTGKTAIAVDTILNQKDTGVICIYVAIGQKNSTVAGVVKRLEEAGAMDYTIVVAATASEPAPLLYLAPYAGTAIGEEFMHNGKHVLIIYDDLSKHAASYRELSLLLRRPPGREAYPGDVFYLHSRLLERSAKLNDELGGGSITSLPIIETQAGDVSAYIPTNVISITDGQIFLEGDLFFAGIRPAINVGLSVSRVGGSAQIKAMKQVAGTLRLDLAQFKELAAFAQFGSDLDKATQQKLSRGERLTEILKQGQYSPKSVLDQVFIIFAGVKGYLDDVKLPQIAKFEIEFIKFMHQNKAEIGQTIIEEQKISDETEVKLREALEEFKKAFIG, encoded by the coding sequence ATGAACTTACGACCAGAAGAAATAAGTTCCGTTATTAAAAAGCAAATTGAAGGCTATGAGTCAAGACTTGAAGTAGTAGATACTGGTACAGTTATTCAAGTTGGTGATGGTATTGCTAGGGTACATGGATTAGATCAAGCCATGGCTGGAGAGTTATTAGAATTCCCTGGTGAAGTGTTTGGTATGGTACTTAACTTAGAAGAAGATAATGTAGGTGCCATAATTTTAGGTCCATATACAGGTATTAAAGAAGGCGATACAGTTAAAAGAACAAAACGTATTGTTGAAGTGCCAGTAGGAGACAAGCTTATTGGTAGAATTGTAAACCCCCTAGGCTTACCCCTAGATGGTAAGGGACAAATTGATACTAACACCTTTAGACCTGTTGAAAGAAAAGCCCCTGGCGTTATGGCAAGAAAGAGTGTTCATGAGCCATTGCAAACGGGTATTAAAGCAATAGATTCAATGGTTCCAATTGGTAGAGGTCAAAGGGAACTTATTATAGGTGATAGGGGTACTGGTAAAACAGCTATCGCTGTTGACACTATTTTAAATCAAAAGGATACTGGTGTAATTTGTATCTATGTTGCCATAGGGCAAAAGAACTCTACAGTGGCTGGAGTTGTTAAAAGGCTAGAAGAAGCTGGTGCCATGGACTACACCATAGTTGTAGCTGCTACTGCATCAGAGCCAGCGCCTCTATTATACTTAGCTCCATATGCCGGAACAGCAATTGGTGAGGAATTCATGCACAACGGCAAACATGTACTTATTATCTATGATGACTTGTCTAAACATGCTGCCAGTTATAGAGAGTTGTCTCTACTCCTTAGAAGACCGCCAGGTAGAGAAGCTTATCCTGGAGATGTTTTCTATCTTCACTCAAGGCTATTAGAGAGATCTGCTAAGCTCAATGATGAGCTTGGTGGTGGGTCTATAACATCTCTACCTATTATAGAAACACAAGCCGGTGACGTATCAGCTTATATCCCTACAAACGTTATATCAATTACCGATGGACAGATATTCCTAGAAGGGGATCTTTTCTTCGCAGGTATAAGACCAGCTATAAACGTAGGTTTATCTGTTTCTAGGGTTGGTGGAAGTGCTCAAATCAAAGCTATGAAGCAAGTTGCAGGTACATTGCGTCTTGACCTTGCACAATTTAAAGAACTTGCTGCCTTTGCACAGTTTGGATCTGATCTAGATAAGGCAACTCAACAAAAACTTTCCCGTGGAGAAAGATTGACAGAGATCCTTAAACAAGGACAATATAGCCCTAAATCAGTACTTGATCAAGTCTTTATTATCTTTGCTGGTGTTAAAGGATACTTAGATGATGTTAAGTTGCCTCAAATAGCTAAATTTGAGATTGAATTCATTAAGTTCATGCATCAAAATAAGGCTGAGATTGGTCAAACCATCATAGAAGAACAAAAGATCTCTGATGAAACTGAGGTTAAGCTAAGAGAGGCATTAGAAGAATTTAAAAAGGCCTTTATAGGTTAA
- the murA gene encoding UDP-N-acetylglucosamine 1-carboxyvinyltransferase, giving the protein MEKIYVTGKMGPLKGTVKVSGAKNAALPILAASLLCQGKTILEEIPPLEDVNVILKVLESLGAKVEENDGIYSIDSSNLTSTTAPYELIRKMRASFLVMGPLLARLGQAKISLPGGCAIGTRPIDLHLKGFQALGAEIITGHGFIEAKASKLVGNRIYLDFPSVGATENIMMLATYAQGQTIIENAAAEPEIVDLANYLNSMGAKVRGAGTNVIKITGVEKLSSNRYTVIPDRIEAGTYMVAAALTGGDVFISNCIYDHLKPVVAKLQECGMEIIEEDNGLRVKSKGVIKSIDVKTLPYPGFPTDMQPQMMALLTVAEGTSVVTETVFENRFMHVDELKRMNSKIKIQERSAVVTGVKELTGAPVFATDLRAGAALILAGLIADGVTEIGNIYHIDRGYVDIVGKLNSLGAKIERR; this is encoded by the coding sequence ATGGAGAAAATATATGTCACAGGGAAGATGGGACCTTTAAAAGGTACTGTAAAAGTTAGTGGGGCAAAAAATGCAGCTTTACCAATTCTAGCAGCCTCACTGCTATGTCAAGGGAAAACAATTCTAGAAGAAATACCGCCCCTAGAAGATGTTAATGTTATACTCAAGGTGCTAGAAAGCTTAGGAGCTAAGGTTGAAGAGAATGACGGCATTTATAGTATAGATAGTAGCAACCTCACTAGCACTACTGCACCTTATGAGCTAATAAGAAAAATGAGAGCTTCCTTCTTGGTAATGGGACCTTTACTAGCAAGACTAGGGCAAGCAAAAATCTCCCTGCCAGGGGGATGTGCCATAGGAACAAGACCCATTGATTTACATTTAAAGGGTTTTCAAGCCTTAGGAGCAGAAATAATAACCGGTCATGGTTTCATTGAGGCTAAGGCATCAAAACTTGTGGGTAATCGTATCTATCTAGACTTTCCCAGTGTCGGGGCAACTGAAAACATAATGATGTTAGCTACATATGCCCAAGGGCAAACAATTATTGAAAACGCAGCTGCGGAGCCAGAGATCGTAGATCTTGCAAACTACCTTAACTCCATGGGGGCAAAGGTTAGAGGAGCAGGGACTAATGTAATTAAAATAACTGGGGTTGAAAAGTTGTCATCAAATAGATATACAGTAATACCAGATAGGATAGAAGCTGGTACATATATGGTGGCAGCTGCTTTAACAGGTGGAGATGTATTCATATCGAACTGTATTTATGATCACTTAAAACCTGTAGTGGCTAAATTACAAGAATGTGGAATGGAAATAATAGAAGAAGATAATGGCCTTAGGGTGAAATCTAAAGGAGTAATTAAATCAATTGATGTTAAGACACTACCCTACCCTGGCTTTCCCACTGATATGCAACCTCAGATGATGGCCCTGCTAACAGTGGCAGAGGGAACAAGTGTAGTAACTGAAACAGTTTTTGAGAACAGATTTATGCATGTGGATGAACTAAAAAGAATGAATTCTAAAATTAAGATTCAAGAGAGATCAGCTGTTGTAACTGGTGTTAAAGAACTAACAGGAGCCCCCGTATTCGCAACAGATTTAAGGGCTGGAGCAGCTTTAATACTAGCAGGGCTAATAGCTGATGGAGTCACAGAAATAGGAAACATATACCATATAGATAGAGGATATGTAGACATAGTAGGCAAACTTAATAGCTTAGGAGCAAAAATTGAGCGTAGATAA
- a CDS encoding YueI family protein, translated as MDERDRIKGLASKDKLEQYLIKGQGVSELKKEEKALFLGEFRERVLKALTIPQLHEQGTYKEIEDAIKDTRSKKLVINRKADLKKAAEYIRLAKQNNVSFTTVEGDSFKGDLGLVVAAERAVDIEDVLVKTRREKLLDLGLPEKIVDNPGLKVCKDCYNKIKELAPYELRNYSLMTLLDKLKGTKCTGC; from the coding sequence ATGGATGAGAGGGATAGAATTAAGGGCCTAGCTTCGAAGGATAAGCTTGAGCAATACTTAATAAAGGGTCAAGGTGTCTCAGAACTCAAAAAGGAAGAGAAGGCTCTTTTCTTAGGTGAGTTTCGAGAAAGGGTCCTTAAAGCTTTGACAATCCCACAACTTCATGAACAAGGTACTTATAAAGAGATTGAAGACGCCATAAAGGACACACGTTCAAAAAAACTAGTTATAAATAGAAAAGCTGACTTAAAAAAAGCCGCTGAGTACATTAGACTGGCAAAGCAGAACAATGTAAGCTTTACAACAGTTGAAGGGGATTCATTTAAAGGAGACCTCGGGCTTGTGGTAGCAGCTGAACGGGCAGTGGATATTGAAGATGTTCTAGTAAAAACACGTAGGGAAAAATTATTAGATCTGGGCCTTCCAGAAAAAATCGTAGATAATCCAGGTCTAAAGGTTTGTAAGGATTGCTACAACAAGATTAAGGAGTTAGCTCCTTACGAGCTAAGAAACTACAGTTTAATGACATTACTAGATAAGTTAAAAGGTACAAAATGCACAGGATGTTAA